In a genomic window of Bordetella petrii:
- a CDS encoding branched-chain amino acid ABC transporter substrate-binding protein yields MKSAFSRPALLAALAAACMAGAVHAEDIKFGFAAPLTGPQSHYGEDMQNGLTLALEEANKKGIKIDGETAKFVLVSRDDQADPRTAVQVAQQLVDEDVDGILGHFNSGTTIPASRVYNEAGLPQIAMATSPEYTNQGYDTTFRMMTSDTQQGAAVGKFIVENLKAKKVAIIDDRTAYGQGLADEVEKAVKKAGGEIVRREYTTDKANDFTSILTNIKASEPDAIFYGGLDAQSGPMKRQLVRLGLKAPLVSGEMTRSDTFIKLAGDAADGTYASLAGVPLEKMAAGKDFAQRYEARFKKAPGVYAPYAYDGAWNMITAIEQADSADPADYLPKLAKLERKGATSDHIAYDAKGDLKEISVTIYEVKNGKWEMVETMVSQAN; encoded by the coding sequence ATGAAATCCGCGTTTTCCCGCCCGGCCTTGCTGGCCGCACTGGCAGCAGCCTGCATGGCTGGCGCCGTTCACGCCGAAGACATCAAGTTCGGCTTCGCCGCGCCTCTGACCGGTCCGCAGTCGCACTATGGCGAAGATATGCAGAACGGGCTGACCCTGGCCCTGGAAGAGGCCAACAAGAAGGGCATCAAGATCGACGGCGAAACCGCCAAGTTCGTGCTGGTGTCGCGCGACGACCAGGCCGACCCGCGCACCGCCGTGCAGGTGGCGCAGCAGCTGGTCGATGAAGACGTCGACGGCATCCTGGGGCACTTCAATTCGGGCACCACGATTCCCGCCTCGCGCGTGTACAACGAAGCCGGCCTGCCGCAGATCGCCATGGCGACCTCGCCCGAATACACGAACCAGGGCTACGACACCACCTTCCGCATGATGACCAGCGACACCCAGCAGGGCGCCGCGGTGGGCAAGTTCATTGTCGAGAACCTGAAGGCCAAGAAGGTCGCCATCATCGATGACCGCACCGCCTACGGCCAGGGGCTGGCCGACGAGGTCGAGAAGGCGGTCAAGAAGGCGGGCGGCGAGATCGTGCGCCGCGAGTACACCACCGACAAGGCCAACGACTTCACGTCCATCCTGACCAACATCAAGGCTTCCGAGCCCGATGCCATCTTCTACGGCGGCCTCGACGCGCAATCCGGCCCCATGAAGCGGCAGCTGGTGCGGCTGGGCCTGAAGGCGCCGCTGGTGTCGGGAGAAATGACCCGCAGCGACACCTTCATCAAGCTGGCCGGCGACGCCGCCGACGGCACGTACGCCTCGCTGGCGGGCGTGCCGCTGGAAAAAATGGCGGCGGGCAAAGACTTCGCCCAGCGCTACGAGGCCCGCTTCAAGAAGGCTCCCGGCGTGTATGCGCCGTATGCCTACGATGGCGCCTGGAACATGATCACCGCCATCGAGCAGGCCGATTCGGCCGATCCGGCCGACTACCTGCCCAAGCTCGCCAAGCTCGAGCGCAAGGGCGCAACGAGCGACCACATTGCCTACGACGCCAAGGGCGACCTGAAAGAAATTTCGGTCACCATCTACGAAGTCAAGAACGGCAAGTGGGAAATGGTGGAAACCATGGTCAGCCAGGCCAACTGA